The window GTGGGAGAGAATCAGGGTTAGCTGGTTTCGGAGGTAAAATTAATCCGATCGCATGGCCTCTTTACCTCCTCCCCTTGAGACTCCCCTTCCTCTCTCGCCTGACCCAGGTCAGTCTTCTCCAGTCGAATCCAATCCAATTTCCCCAATtcccaattttcaatttttattacaaGTTTCGTGCAcctttaatttatgttttcttttctttttttttcgattttggtCTGTTTGTTTGCTGGGAAAATGCgggaaaacaaaaatatatgcaaCATGTTGAATCTTTGGATGATTGTCTTCAATATCTGTGTTGCCCCAAATATTTGTGAAGTGGGTTTTATGAATCTGAactaaatttgatttcttttttgtttaatttcatgTGAAAGTCAGCTGTTTTTTGGGTGGACTGCAGGTGAAAACCCCCTAAATCATGAAACCCGGTTGCCAATGGCTCCTATTGATATAGTTACTCATGCATCTCAGCTGCCTGCTGAGTTCTTGAAGCCATCAGCTGAAAGGCCATTGATCATTGGTTTCGATTGCGAGGGAGTTGACCTCTGTCGCCATGGAACTCTCTGTATTATGCAGGTATGTCAAATTGATATATTCTCTTTAATTTTATGGATTTTGTATCAGCTTCGACTTTGGGTCCAACCAACCTCATTTATTAGTTGTTTGTCTAATCCAAGCAAGGCATATATGGCCCGTTTGGAAATGCTTCTGTAGGAACCACTTTTGCTTCTATACGTttacacttgaagtgctttcatTAGAAGCAagttgaaattttattaaaattccaAATGCTtgctgaaaaaaaaacaattggaaGTTATCTGGAAAAGCACGTAGCACGTGCTTCTCCAGAATATGCTTATATGGCTACAAAGCGCTTTTAAGCTTTTTTGCTAATAGCCTACTTCAAAAAagtaagtaaataaaaaaactaagagAAACAGTTCATTGCTTCCCAAATTGGTTGTTCTTTTGCTTTCTGATTAGATTTCTTGGATTTGcatgtattttttgtttatcaGAAGTATATAATGAAGGCAATCTCTTGTGTGTAATTTTCTGCTATTTTAATGTACTGGAAGTGTTTGTTTCTGCCAGCTTGCATTCCCAAATGCTATATATCTGGTTGATGCTATTCAGGGAGGGGTGATGCTTATCAATGCCTGTAAGCCTGCACTTGAGTCTCCCTACATCACCAAAGTCATTCATGACTGCAAACGAGATAGTGAGGTCTCTGATCGGTTTTATTTGCATCCCAGCTTGTACCTTTTTGTAATAAGACATTTTATTGCCgatattgaattttgttttatttttacagGCCTTGTACTTTCAGTTTGGCATCAAGCTGAACAATGTTGTAGATACCCAGGTGAGCATCCTTTATCACTTGTCAGAAATTTCTACGTATTTTTCGATTTGAAATCTAACATAAAAAGAATCCTTGTCCGTCCTTAGACGGAGAGAAGTTTAATCTATGGGGACTaaattgaaattttgagtttgaggACCTGTCCATAGTGGGCTGGCTTAGAATGGCGCTGACATCACTTACAAATACATCTCTACATTCTCTGTGTTCTCGTTTGAATTTAACATTTTCTGATATGTGGCTTGCTTCTGTGGCCTTGATAATACTTCGAAACCACTTTTATTGAAGGTTGGCCTGATAGTAGTGCTTCATCGACTCCTACTCCTGTGCCTAGTCAACCTTTAACTTTTATAAACATATGGTTTATCTTTGGTCCAATCTAATGATCGATATGATTCTTAATTGGATCTCTCTAGCTATCTATATTTGTTTGTTAGGCATGATGGTAgattgaaaaataatataattttttgcgTTCAGATTGCCTATTCACTGATAGAGGCGCAAGAAGGACGGAAAAGAGTGCTAGTTGATTATATATCATTCGTTGGCCTCCTTGCTGATCCACGCTATTGtggtattatatattttgtggtatccattgAAGTTTCTGTTTTTTATCATATTTCCATATGCCTTCAGATTACATTGATTTGATGAAAATAGCTTATGCTTTTGTTTTCTAAGAGTTTCAAATTAATCataagaataatttgtttgAAAGTTCATTCATCAAGTACTGCACCCAAGTATGTCATGTTATCTGATTACATTCAAAAGCTTTCGGGATGACAAAATTAGACATGGGGACATGATGAATTGGATTCTTAGGTTTTGATCTTCACACGATGGCTTCAGTTTTCACTTTAAGAGTCTGATTGCAGGAATATCTTATCTTGAGAAGGAAGAAGTTCGTTTCCTCCTTAGGCAGGTTAGTTTCAACATCATAACAATTGTTCTGGATTTCAtttattatctttttctccCTATCTTGATTTTCCATATAAAATACATTGAAGGTTAAGTCGGTGTGATGGTAGACGGGGAAAATGAGATTACAGCCTCATGAAAAAGGTTTCGAATGAAGTGGTTTGCACTTAGATTATCAACAACAGAGCATTGACCATAACTTAAATTTGCATAGTTTGATGTAGAATCGTATACACCTTACAACTATCTTATGGTCATATTACATCATTTTGAACTAGGGTCTTCTGTCCATGACATGTATTTAATATATGTACAGGATCCCAACTTTTGGACATACAGACCTTTATCTGAACAGATGGTCCGTGCAGCTGCAGATGATGTCCGCTTTCTTCTGCATATCTATTACAGGATGATGgagaaattgaatcaacagTCATTATGGTATCTTGCAGTTCGTGGTGCGCTCTATTGCCGCTGTTTTTGCATCAGCAATAATAATTTTGCAGACTGGCCATCTCTACCCCCTATTCCAGGTCTTGAATCTTTTTCAATATGTGTGCCACACAAGTAATACTTTAGACCCACACAAGTAAGACTTTAGACTTCAAAATGAGATGAAATATTCTGCATGCATATAACCTAGGTTCTCAGAAGCTGAATCATATATAAGCTTAAAGGCTTAAAGCTATTATGTATTGCATTATTCAAATCCAATTAATTCTGCCACTAAAGTTTATGTGCATGTCATCCATCAATCAGTGTTCGTAATGTTAATTTTTGACAGATAAGAATCCGCCGTAGTTTGTGTACACAGTGTAATTTAATTGGATGCTAAATCGGATGTTATTTCTCCTAGCAGATAACCTAAAAGTGGAGGGTAATGCTCCGGAGGAAGAAATCCTTTCGGTCCTTGATGTTCCCCCGGGAAAGATGGGCCGTGTTATCGGGAGAAGAGGAGCTTCCATCTTGGCAATAAAAGAGTCTTGCAAGTACAATTCTCCCACTTCCTCTGTGTACCTCCATCTGTTTTCCGCTTTTCTCTCTATCGCCGcctaattattattttactgTTATGGATATTACAGGGCGGAAATTTTCATGGGAGGCAATAAGGGTCCGCCGCAAAAGGTCAATCCAGTCCATCGAATCTAGATAATATAACAGTTTTTTTGAAGTATTCGCATAGAACTAATCGAGGTTTGTGGGGGTTTTTTCTGAATGTAGGTGTTTATCATAGGACCAGTGACGCAGGTGAGGAAAGCAGAAGCCATGGTAAGGGGGAGGATGATGGACGTGCAGTACTAACtagaaacaacaaaaaagaaacaaaacaaaaaaacttgtaTGATGATGTCCTCTTCAACcctttatataaaataaaaatacaaataaaaattatctAATAATTCGGActcctatttttatttattttttcttttcggtTTTAAAAGCAGGCTTTCTAGTTAAAATAGTCCATGAGATTGTCATAACTCTTCGCATTAGTTATAGAAGTGATCTCTGAGTTTATCCACAGAAAgtaaatcattttgatcattcgtAATAAATTGGTCATTGATAAGAGAGTGCGCAATCcagcaaggaaggaggcgagcaGAAGATTACAATGGAGTTCGGCATGCCAGGGCCGAACAGAAGATTGATTGGAGGAAGAGAAGGGTGTTCTTGAAAAATGAAAGATTAGGAACCACTAAAAAATTGTGACCAACTTTATTCGTTATACGTATAACTACACTTAAACATAGGCTCGAGATCAAGGGCGAGCATCCACcggaatttatattaaaaagcgTCGAAACCATCTCGACTCAGGATCAATACATTCCTCAATATTCCCACTGATGATTACGAACAAAACAAGCACACCAAAACACACGACTGCCAATATTTTGGCCGAGCAGGATTTAAGGAATATGCAGACACGAAAAATGGtggaaaataacaaaattactTTTGGAATCCACCGTACTGGTATTGCTGGTTGCCGCCGCTGAGACTTGAGAAGAGGTCGTCACCTATTCCTTGTGAAGAGGGGAACCCTGATTTCCCAAGACCTGTCCCCGAACCCATTGCTCTTCCCATGTAGTACGACGTTGGGGGCCCTTTCTCCCTTTCGTCTGTTCCATCGGTTAAGCCACCCACAATCCCCACATCCGCCAGATTCACCTTCTTGGCTGCAAGTACATGAAGTGAATAGGCAATTACCAAAAAACCGACCTAAACATGTATTTGATGTGCAGAAACGCAAAACTTGCGCACACAATTACTAAGGAACCAGAGATGTAAACTCGTCACTTCAACGAGAAACCCACTCCAAACGTTTACCCAGTCAATCCACTAACCGAAAATGAAATAGACTCAAATCATTAATCCCTGGCTATGTATCATGATTACAGAAAACCCTAATCCTAACATGATCCAGACATTTATCACATTTTTAGATAAACCACAATGGCAATTTTTCTGAATCTCAATTCTCAACTCACACATTGAACATTAAGCAAATTTTATTTCATGTGCAAACCAATAAATTATGCTATGGAAGGAAGTATGCTAGTTGACACGGATATACTTACGAGCAGATATATTGAGATCAATCAGTCCACGGCTAAGTGAATCGGCCCAAATGCCAGATTTCACTTGGAAATCCTTCTTGGGTGGAGTCTTCGAATCTGCTAAAGATTGTTTCCCCAAATTATTGTGGCTGCCATCATTGACAGAACTTTGGGAAGGTTCTGAAGCTGCTGAATCAGAATGTGAGGCGAATGCCCCCATTATATCAGATCCATCAAAATTATTAAGAGGAACAGTGGCAAAGGGATCAACAATGTTGGTGTTTGTTGGCGCAGCATTTGTAGACTTGGTTTCTGGCTGGATAACTGGATCAGGAGTGGCAAAAAGATCAACTGTTGAAGTGGCCGGTGGAGAAATGATTGGTTGAGAAGCAAATAGATCAACGCCATTCTGTATAATTTAGATGCAGAAGAAGTCTGTTAGCAAAGAAATTTAGACCCGTTTTGAGGAattaaaaaacacttaaaggaaGTCCCTAAAAGCAGTTCCTTGTAAGAACTACAAAATCATAAATCAAAACATTTCAGATGCTTAAGCAAACTTCTGCAAAAATTGCATATAGATGGGTGCAATTTAACTTATACCCTCTTtgtgtttgaaattttaacGCAAACATCACCACTGAAACATAGGAATGCCTGACCTGAGAACTCACTCCAGTTGCTGCCTTGGGTGGTGCTGATACGAAGGTCGAGTCTGCAAATACTCCAGTTGCTGCCTGGGGTGGTGCTGACACAAAATCTGCATCTGCAAACAGATCAACATCCGTTGAACTGCTGTTCACGCCAGGCTTTTCTTCAGGAACAGATGCTGGAGCATCTATGAAGTCATCCATCAAATTTTGTCCAAATAGAGCCACTTGGTCTGAGCTTCCAACAGCAGCCTCTATTGAAAATAATATAGTATACAGAGAtgttaaattaaatcaaagaaatcattcatattattaaaaaaaacacacactaCATACTTATTCTGTTAAATGTATTGCATAATgaatatgaaaaaagaaaaagcaggAAACTTTACATCAACCAATAGTAGAGTGATATTCATATAAAGCGTATATGTTTGAACAAATAACGTAGAACTCAACAAAAGATGTACTGTGTTCCATGGCACAAGCAGCCTTCAAAAGATCACTGTGTTTAACAAATCAGACAATCTTGAAAGGCCAAATGGCATGGAATTGATTGCAGCTAAACATCATTTGCCAATGTCTTCCCCACAAGGCttccttttagttttgcattaaACTGCCGATTGCATCAGAGTTCATATGTACTTACTAGTAGTAGAAGTCCCTCGTGGATCaaaatcatcaccatcatcatcaggAATACTTGCgctttgagaatgaattgaATTGTATGCATCAgcttcatttgatttgtttgatgACTTTGACACAGTAGATGATATATCATCCTGACCCTTCCTGCAAGATAagcattttaaaattaatcCAGACACGATCACACAGCAGAAAAATTATTAGGACAATATGTACGGGCTTCAGTATCTCTGTGTGCAGAGGGCAggatgtgtgtgcatgtgtgtaCTGTTAGTTTTTGGCTCGTCAATTTGTGTCCTTTTCTGTTTAGGATTGTTTTAGGGAAAGGGTGCACCAATTCTTCTCCTAatagggctaggaaagaatcttagtttccttattcaatgtagattagaaatcctagaagtctatttggaattggaaaggaAGTCTAAATTCCTATTCCACTTAGAATAGGAATTATAATCTGTAAAGGACATGTAAGCCAACCCTATatctataaatagggtgcggcaaggctgaTTTTCTGCAGAGAGAAAACAGCCAAACAGCAGAGAGGTTtgagattagttctagggtttgcaTAAGTTCTGTAATTGATAAACCAACTATTCAAGATATCTCTCCACGTCCGAAATGCATGGTAAACGTCTCTCCAAGTCAGCCACACAAGTTGGATACtcttcaacctcttcaacagATAGCAAGGAATCACACTTCTTCCTTATCTaaaactcatgtgtaacttagTTTTGAataagttacacatgagttttAGATAAGGAAGAAGTGTGATTCCTTGCTATctgttgaagaggttgaagaGTATCCAACTTGTGTGGCTGACTTGGAGAGACGTTTACCATGCATTTCGGACGTGGAGAGATATCTTGAATAGTTGGTTTATTGCATAAGTTCTGTAatctctattattaatcaaagaagcggtgatttctctacctagggaaatcacaactggacgtaggcataagttctgccgaaccagtataattcttgtgtgtttctaagttttctatatttgctagtttagtCTATTGCCGTTGGTTACATCAAAGAACAAGGTCCAGTGAAAGGGGttttttcaacaattggtatcaagaGCTAGGATCAAGGTGTTCTACGATGTTAAAAGGGAAGATGAATGCGGATCAAGGACCTGCGTTAAAACCCTTTGACGGCAAGGATGACTTCACGGACTGGCAAAGGATGATGAAGAACGT of the Pyrus communis chromosome 1, drPyrComm1.1, whole genome shotgun sequence genome contains:
- the LOC137729007 gene encoding clathrin interactor EPSIN 1-like isoform X2, with the protein product MDFMKVFDQTVRDIKREVNLKVLKVPEMEQKVLDATDNEPWGPHGSALAEIAQATKKFSECQMVMNVLWTRLSETGKDWRHVYKALAVIEYLVSHGSERAVDDIIEHTFQISSLSSFEYVEPSGKDNGINVRKKAETIVALLNNKDKIQEVRNKAAANRDKYFGLSSTGITYKSGSATSSSYGNSSYQSSDRYGGLGGTGAGDSFRDSYKDRHEEDKTEKFSFGRSRRGVTSENRESSSKKGSTRSRKGQDDISSTVSKSSNKSNEADAYNSIHSQSASIPDDDGDDFDPRGTSTTKAAVGSSDQVALFGQNLMDDFIDAPASVPEEKPGVNSSSTDVDLFADADFVSAPPQAATGVFADSTFVSAPPKAATGNGVDLFASQPIISPPATSTVDLFATPDPVIQPETKSTNAAPTNTNIVDPFATVPLNNFDGSDIMGAFASHSDSAASEPSQSSVNDGSHNNLGKQSLADSKTPPKKDFQVKSGIWADSLSRGLIDLNISAPKKVNLADVGIVGGLTDGTDEREKGPPTSYYMGRAMGSGTGLGKSGFPSSQGIGDDLFSSLSGGNQQYQYGGFQK
- the LOC137729022 gene encoding uncharacterized protein, producing MASLPPPLETPLPLSPDPGENPLNHETRLPMAPIDIVTHASQLPAEFLKPSAERPLIIGFDCEGVDLCRHGTLCIMQLAFPNAIYLVDAIQGGVMLINACKPALESPYITKVIHDCKRDSEALYFQFGIKLNNVVDTQIAYSLIEAQEGRKRVLVDYISFVGLLADPRYCGISYLEKEEVRFLLRQDPNFWTYRPLSEQMVRAAADDVRFLLHIYYRMMEKLNQQSLWYLAVRGALYCRCFCISNNNFADWPSLPPIPDNLKVEGNAPEEEILSVLDVPPGKMGRVIGRRGASILAIKESCKAEIFMGGNKGPPQKVFIIGPVTQVRKAEAMVRGRMMDVQY
- the LOC137729007 gene encoding clathrin interactor EPSIN 1-like isoform X1 translates to MDFMKVFDQTVRDIKREVNLKVLKVPEMEQKVLDATDNEPWGPHGSALAEIAQATKKFSECQMVMNVLWTRLSETGKDWRHVYKALAVIEYLVSHGSERAVDDIIEHTFQISSLSSFEYVEPSGKDNGINVRKKAETIVALLNNKDKIQEVRNKAAANRDKYFGLSSTGITYKSGSATSSSYGNSSYQSSDRYGGLGGTGAGDSFRDSYKDRHEEDKTEKFSFGRSRRGVTSENRESSSKKGSTRSRKGQDDISSTVSKSSNKSNEADAYNSIHSQSASIPDDDGDDFDPRGTSTTKAAVGSSDQVALFGQNLMDDFIDAPASVPEEKPGVNSSSTDVDLFADADFVSAPPQAATGVFADSTFVSAPPKAATGVSSQNGVDLFASQPIISPPATSTVDLFATPDPVIQPETKSTNAAPTNTNIVDPFATVPLNNFDGSDIMGAFASHSDSAASEPSQSSVNDGSHNNLGKQSLADSKTPPKKDFQVKSGIWADSLSRGLIDLNISAPKKVNLADVGIVGGLTDGTDEREKGPPTSYYMGRAMGSGTGLGKSGFPSSQGIGDDLFSSLSGGNQQYQYGGFQK